The following proteins are encoded in a genomic region of Hydrogenimonas thermophila:
- a CDS encoding 4Fe-4S dicluster domain-containing protein produces MNFAMALDYQSCINCKACETACKEENGVQLGADKQRIWVGQTEETIFGRPFVNFYPSQCNHCLDAPCVDVCPTNASHFAVGGLVMVDKEKCILCKGCMEACPYDARFVDDKKVAVDKCTFCYDTRILNGETTTACQATCPTKVRLFGDLDDENGELVQLLKSRKFFVLKEDEGTVPKLFYLVPEQDENFAMRSIGHNTKIYTWDEFKPIIEKAKAKRSPQWKSM; encoded by the coding sequence ATGAATTTTGCAATGGCATTGGATTATCAAAGTTGTATCAACTGTAAAGCATGTGAGACAGCATGTAAAGAGGAAAATGGTGTTCAACTTGGTGCAGATAAACAGCGTATATGGGTTGGACAGACAGAAGAGACAATATTTGGCAGACCTTTTGTAAACTTCTACCCTTCACAGTGTAACCACTGTTTAGATGCCCCTTGTGTAGATGTTTGCCCAACAAATGCAAGTCATTTTGCAGTAGGCGGTTTAGTAATGGTTGACAAAGAGAAGTGTATTCTTTGTAAAGGTTGTATGGAGGCTTGCCCATATGATGCTCGTTTTGTTGATGACAAAAAGGTTGCTGTTGACAAGTGTACATTCTGTTACGATACCCGCATTTTAAATGGTGAAACTACAACAGCTTGTCAAGCTACCTGTCCTACCAAAGTAAGACTTTTTGGAGATTTGGATGATGAAAATGGTGAATTGGTACAACTTCTAAAGAGTCGTAAGTTTTTTGTTCTTAAAGAGGATGAGGGGACAGTTCCTAAGCTTTTCTATCTTGTACCAGAACAAGACGAAAATTTTGCAATGAGATCAATTGGACACAATACAAAGATATATACGTGGGATGAGTTTAAGCCTATTATTGAAAAAGCTAAAGCAAAAAGGAGTCCACAATGGAAAAGTATGTAA
- a CDS encoding molybdopterin-containing oxidoreductase family protein has translation MEVEISRRRFLQGTVALTVLGASGVSGSGLLKTSDARADSSKRKVVPTLCEMCVNKCAAYAVVENGIVKKLDPNPHFPKSKNMLCARGNAGIHALYDPDRLKYPMIRVGKKGEGKFKRVTWDEAYEAILNGTDKFKGLKQILEEEKDNRSTISYCAGEGMAEHTFKSFMADKFGSSNFVNHASICLQTTVSGYALTIGGYGLDDLENANYVIMAGANRAEAIITPDTMDIFKRTRGRGAKLVVIDPRYTNTAAQADRWVPIKVGTDLAFVLALTYVVMTETLYNKKFVEENVDGFEEYRNYIVNEKKYTPEWAEKITGVDAETIRTIAREFMAHAPRAIYYQGRRTAWSKQDFQLRRAQAIFTALGGGIDVKGGIVFGKKLPLGSHEINAPMYANAESRIDRKEAAIVGGSGTWIGFRNMIVEDRTPYPVRGMFIYKQNPMLSVPNTKKTRQMFEKMDLVVAIDTMPSDTVMMADVVLPECTYLEREDPVKSFGGIEPSIVLRQKAIDPMYDTKPVIEIIRGLAQKVSKPLFEISKKYDEDLQSELEDRPEEEVYNEDGWNLADAYLQSQEEINEHLVVSEYGKEAYETLKEKGVFYPNMDKYFKKISENEYEYYPEEARYYSVNALEKFDNSVYHDTCVDEKEIAALRRKFKTPSGKVQCNFKSLAKKGIDPMPTWHDEMYQETPEGKFKFITGRHAQFTQNSTANNIMLLDLMRENYLWINKEEAEKRGIKYGDLVEVESKIGKVRIKAYPTSKIIPGVLFYVHGFGSESTGMTFGYRNGASDNLIIEDVIEPVFGSAAMHETIVDVRKV, from the coding sequence ATGGAAGTGGAAATCTCAAGAAGAAGATTCCTTCAGGGAACAGTTGCTTTGACTGTTCTTGGTGCTTCTGGGGTATCTGGCTCAGGTTTGCTTAAAACCAGTGATGCTAGAGCTGACAGTAGCAAGAGAAAAGTTGTTCCTACACTTTGTGAAATGTGTGTCAACAAGTGTGCGGCATATGCAGTAGTAGAGAATGGTATTGTGAAAAAGCTAGATCCAAACCCTCACTTTCCAAAATCGAAAAATATGTTATGTGCCAGGGGAAATGCCGGTATTCATGCACTCTATGATCCAGATAGATTAAAGTACCCAATGATTAGAGTAGGTAAAAAGGGTGAAGGCAAGTTTAAACGTGTAACTTGGGATGAAGCGTATGAAGCTATTCTTAATGGTACAGATAAATTCAAAGGTTTAAAACAGATCCTTGAAGAGGAGAAAGATAACAGATCAACTATCTCTTACTGTGCTGGTGAAGGTATGGCAGAGCATACATTTAAAAGTTTCATGGCAGATAAATTTGGTTCTTCAAACTTTGTAAATCATGCATCTATCTGTCTGCAGACAACAGTTTCAGGCTATGCTCTAACTATAGGCGGATATGGTCTTGATGATTTGGAGAATGCAAATTATGTAATTATGGCAGGTGCCAATCGTGCAGAAGCAATAATTACACCTGATACTATGGATATTTTCAAACGTACAAGAGGACGTGGAGCTAAACTTGTAGTTATTGACCCAAGATATACAAATACAGCAGCTCAAGCTGATAGATGGGTTCCTATAAAAGTAGGAACAGACTTAGCATTTGTTTTAGCTCTTACATATGTTGTAATGACAGAGACTCTTTATAATAAAAAGTTTGTTGAAGAGAATGTTGATGGTTTTGAAGAGTATCGAAACTATATTGTTAATGAGAAAAAGTACACTCCTGAATGGGCAGAGAAAATTACAGGGGTGGATGCTGAAACTATTAGAACTATAGCACGTGAATTTATGGCTCATGCACCAAGAGCTATCTACTATCAAGGTCGTCGTACAGCGTGGAGTAAACAAGATTTTCAACTTAGACGAGCTCAGGCAATATTTACAGCTTTGGGTGGTGGTATAGATGTAAAAGGTGGAATTGTTTTTGGAAAGAAACTACCTTTGGGAAGTCATGAAATAAATGCACCAATGTATGCAAATGCTGAGTCTAGAATAGATCGTAAAGAGGCGGCTATTGTAGGTGGTAGTGGAACCTGGATAGGTTTTAGAAATATGATTGTAGAGGATCGTACGCCATATCCAGTTAGAGGAATGTTTATCTATAAACAGAACCCAATGTTAAGCGTACCAAATACAAAAAAAACAAGACAAATGTTTGAAAAGATGGATTTGGTAGTTGCTATAGATACAATGCCAAGCGACACAGTAATGATGGCTGATGTAGTTTTGCCTGAGTGTACATATCTTGAGCGTGAAGATCCTGTTAAATCGTTTGGAGGTATAGAGCCATCTATTGTATTGCGTCAAAAAGCAATTGATCCAATGTATGACACTAAGCCTGTTATTGAGATTATCAGAGGGTTGGCTCAGAAGGTTTCGAAACCTCTTTTTGAGATAAGCAAGAAGTATGATGAAGATCTTCAAAGTGAGTTAGAAGATCGTCCAGAAGAAGAGGTTTACAATGAAGATGGCTGGAACTTGGCAGATGCTTACCTTCAAAGTCAAGAAGAGATCAATGAACATCTTGTAGTAAGTGAGTATGGAAAAGAGGCTTACGAGACTTTAAAAGAGAAGGGTGTCTTCTATCCAAATATGGATAAATACTTTAAAAAGATATCTGAAAATGAGTATGAGTACTACCCTGAAGAGGCAAGATACTACTCTGTCAATGCATTAGAGAAATTTGACAACAGTGTTTACCACGATACCTGCGTAGATGAAAAAGAGATAGCAGCACTTAGACGCAAATTTAAGACACCATCAGGGAAAGTGCAGTGTAACTTTAAATCATTGGCAAAAAAAGGTATTGATCCTATGCCAACTTGGCATGATGAGATGTATCAAGAGACGCCAGAAGGTAAATTTAAATTTATTACAGGAAGACACGCTCAGTTTACACAAAACTCCACTGCAAATAATATTATGCTTCTTGATCTAATGCGTGAAAACTATCTTTGGATAAACAAAGAAGAGGCAGAAAAACGGGGTATAAAATATGGTGACTTGGTAGAGGTAGAAAGTAAAATAGGAAAGGTTCGTATAAAAGCGTATCCAACCAGCAAAATTATACCTGGTGTTCTCTTTTATGTTCATGGTTTTGGAAGTGAAAGTACAGGTATGACATTTGGTTACAGAAATGGTGCTAGTGATAACTTGATTATAGAAGATGTCATAGAACCTGTATTTGGCAGTGCAGCGATGCATGAAACAATTGTCGATGTAAGAAAGGTGTGA